One genomic window of Monodelphis domestica isolate mMonDom1 chromosome 1, mMonDom1.pri, whole genome shotgun sequence includes the following:
- the LRIT2 gene encoding leucine-rich repeat, immunoglobulin-like domain and transmembrane domain-containing protein 2, with the protein MDTSLTKILGNIPEDTKKLRIENSHLTELPYGSFPNNSALEFLWLNFNNITVIHPGALEHLRDLKELRLQGNMLCTVPWTAFQATPVLNILDLKHNRLDVLPKQALQYLINLTYLDLSFNELTVVSVDVFIQWPMYQRSQQHISGAEGISNVVLALHNNPWMCDCHLKGLVQFFKFIRPPVILMNSYLMCQSPLSKAGQFFYEVELTSCMKPKTSTPNSNITVQVGLNITLSCLVQASPLPNIIWTYPLKKLREFDVSTSPTGEDSIQSELVIPSAHLTDSGNYSCVATNSMGSSSIPISLRVQPRQAVPSSSSSLASLEEHSYIYMSITKQTVYGIGLEWYAVTDNPSETWFTLYFGIYEAIKKEMISIGPGINTYWVNDLLPATKYEACISLQSQPPRKDQCIVFVTGNDISELEKREKIIHIIVVVCALVLAVPVGTYVCTSEAHFGCLGHCLNCCPQWRNGSRCRGTVIESRNTMFNNLASGIEENLSLGDIREDQRWKNGRETENQNSVHLF; encoded by the exons ATGGATACTTCTTTGACAAAGATCCTAGGAAACATCCCCGAAGATACCAAGAAACTTAGAATAGAAAACTCTCACTTAACTGAACTGCCTTATGGGTCTTTTCCTAACAACAGTGCCTTGGAATTCCTTTGGCTCAACTTTAATAATATCACAGTGATTCACCCAGGAGCCCTGGAGCATCTAAGAGACTTGAAAGAATTGAGGCTGCAGGGGAACATGTTGTGTACAGTACCATGGACAGCATTCCAAGCTACTCCAGTTCTAAACATCCTTGATCTCAAACACAACAGACTTGATGTTCTACCCAAGCAAGCACTTCAGTATTTGATTAACCTTACATACTTAGACTTGTCCTTTAATGAACTTACGGTGGTTTCTGTGGACGTCTTCATCCAGTGGCCCATGTACCAGAGGAGTCAGCAACACATCAGTGGGGCTGAAGGCATTTCCAATGTGGTGTTGGCTTTGCACAATAATCCATGGATGTGTGACTGCCATCTAAAGGGGCTGGTTCAATTTTTCAAATTCATCAGACCTCCTGTAATACTAATGAACTCCTACCTAATGTGCCAGAGTCCTCTGTCAAAGGCAGGGCAATTTTTTTATGAAGTAGAGCTCACTAGCTGCATGAAGCCAAAGACTTCAACTCCTAATTCTAACATCACTGTCCAAGTGGGACTAAACATCACTCTAAGCTGCCTGGTGCAGGCCAGCCCCTTACCAAATATTATATGGACTTATCCACTGAAGAAGTTGAGGGAATTTGATG TATCTACCTCTCCTACTGGGGAAGACTCTATCCAGTCTGAATTGGTGATCCCCTCAGCTCATCTGACAGATAGCGGCAACTACTCCTGTGTGGCCACCAACTCCATGGGCAGCAGCTCTATCCCCATCTCCCTCCGTGTTCAGCCTCGTCAGGCTGtgccctcttcctcttcctctttggcTTCCTTGGAGGAGCATTCTTACATTTACATGAGTATTACCAAGCAGACTGTTTATGGAATTGGGCTAGAATGGTATGCAGTGACAGACAACCCTTCAGAGACCTGGTTCACACTCTACTTTGGGATATACGAAGCTATCAAGAAGGAAATGATATCTATTGGCCCTGGGATCAATACTTACTGGGTGAATGATCTGCTTCCAGCCACAAAATACGAGGCATGCATCAGCTTACAGAGCCAGCCACCCCGCAAGGATCAGTGCATTGTCTTTGTAACAGGTAATGACATCAGTGAgctagagaagagggagaagattaTCCACATCATTGTTGTGGTATGTGCTTTGGTCCTGGCAGTGCCTGTAGGCACGTATGTCTGTACCTCTGAGGCCCATTTTGGTTGCTTGGGCCACTGTTTGAACTGCTGTCCCCAGTGGAGGAATGGATCGAGATGCCGTGGCACTGTCATAGAGAGCAGGAATACCATGTTCAACAACCTGGCAAGTGGAATTGAGGAGAACCTCTCTCTTGGGGATATCAGAGAGGATCAGAGATGGAAAAATGGGAGGGAAACTGAGAATCAAAATAGTGTTCACCTTTTCTAG
- the LRIT1 gene encoding leucine-rich repeat, immunoglobulin-like domain and transmembrane domain-containing protein 1, with amino-acid sequence MWVAMGVLWCLVLRSLPQALGSCPSQCSCSLHSLSDGTKNRAVVCNDPEMTLPPMMIPSDTSKLRIEKTSIRRVPGDALHHLTRLEYLWLPYNSMTSISSVMLRGLRRLQELRLPGNYLVSFPWGALGDTPQLRLLDLHANRLSAVSAEAARYARNLTFLDLSSNQLMRLPQQLLTTWSHLQAGPYSPGENSKIILGLQDNPWMCDCSLYDMVQILNFPTPNMAFIDPRLKCSTPWSLAGVAFSQLELRKCQRPEVYTSVAKVKTLLGSTVFLRCGATGVPSPELSWRRADGHQLNGTVHQESSNDGMSWSLLGLPDVSHHDSGEYVCKAKNSLGATEAFVSLIITESQTTAEPPGSTTRLWPGKSEGAEAAAYNELVARYASTTSRPSSLVARPTLPSYEKNPALQHFHMNALGELSVGSPGAEQADRAKDLPLNHLEPTQMVRSVKVVGDTYHSVTLVWKAPQAGNTTMFSVLYAIFGEKDMKRVSVDPGKTKVTIEGLMPKTKYVACVCVRGLVPKKEQCIIFSTDEVVDAEGTQRLINVVVITIAGIIAVPLTLLVCCGSLKRRYQKFRLRKNEETQSSYVTFERLSPGEDGVEDSAKDSPEEGDRLLSSRSSMDSHAPSKVEGQANEYFC; translated from the exons ATGTGGGTGGCCATGGGAGTACTCTGGTGCCTGGTCCTCAGGAGTCTTCCCCAAGCTCTTGGCTCCTGCCCCTCCCAATGTAGCTGTAGTCTACACAGCCTCAGCGACGGCACCAAAAACAG GGCAGTTGTGTGCAATGATCCCGAGATGACGCTCCCTCCCATGATGATCCCATCAGACACCTCCAAGCTCCGCATAGAGAAGACGTCCATCAGGAGAGTGCCAGGCGATGCTCTCCACCACCTCACTCGCCTCGAGTATCTGTGGCTGCCCTATAATTCCATGACCAGCATCAGTTCTGTCATGCTGCGGGGCTTACGGCGCCTTCAGGAGCTTCGCCTCCCTGGGAATTACTTGGTGTCCTTCCCCTGGGGAGCTCTTGGGGATACCCCACAGCTACGGCTACTTGATCTTCATGCAAACCGCCTCTCAGCTGTGTCTGCAGAGGCTGCCCGCTATGCAAGGAACCTTACTTTTCTGGACCTCTCCAGCAATCAGCTGATGCGTCTCCCCCAGCAACTCCTCACCACCTGGTCTCATCTGCAGGCTGGTCCTTATTCCCCCGGGGAAAACTCCAAGATCATCTTGG GTCTTCAGGACAATCCCTGGATGTGTGACTGTAGCCTGTATGATATGGTCCAGATCCTAAACTTCCCAACTCCAAATATGGCCTTCATTGATCCAAGGCTGAAATGTTCTACTCCTTGGAGCCTGGCTGGAGTTGCCTTCAGCCAGCTGGAACTCAGGAAATGCCAGCGTCCTGAGGTTTATACTTCGGTGGCCAAGGTCAAAACCCTTCTGGGTAGCACTGTGTTCCTGCGCTGTGGGGCCACTGGGGTACCCAGTCCAGAGCTCAGCTGGAGGAGAGCTGATGGGCATCAGCTCAATGGGACAG tgcATCAAGAATCCTCCAATGATGGCATGAGTTGGTCTCTTCTGGGTTTGCCCGACGTGTCCCACCATGACTCTGGAGAGTATGTCTGCAAAGCCAAAAATTCTTTGGGGGCCACTGAAGCATTCGTCTCCCTCATCATCACCGAGTCCCAGACCACTGCTGAGCCCCCAGGGTCCACAACTAGGCTGTGGCCAGGAAAGTCTGAGGGAGCAGAAGCTGCTGCTTACAATGAGCTAGTGGCCAGGTATGCCTCCACTACCTCCAGACCATCTTCTCTGGTGGCCAGACCCACCCTCCCCAGCTATGAGAAGAATCCTGCTCTCCAACATTTCCACATGAATGCCTTGGGAGAACTTTCTGTGGGGAGCCCTGGAGCAGAGCAGGCTGATAGAGCCAAGGACCTACCATTAAATCATCTGGAGCCAACCCAAATGGTGAGATCAGTTAAGGTGGTGGGGGATACTTACCACAGTGTGACCTTGGTGTGGAAAGCCCCCCAGGCTGGAAATACCACCATGTTCAGTGTACTCTATGCCATCTTTGGGGAGAAGGACATGAAGAGGGTCAGTGTAGATCCTGGGAAAACCAAGGTCACTATTGAGGGTCTTATGCCAAAAACCAAGTATGTAGCTTGTGTCTGTGTGCGTGGCTTGGTCCCCAAGAAGGAGCAGTGTATCATCTTCTCCACCGATGAGGTGGTTGATGCTGAAGGCACCCAGAGACTGATCAATGTTGTGGTGATTACCATAGCGGGTATCATCGCTGTGCCCTTGACTTTGCTTGTCTGTTGTGGGTCCCTAAAGCGACGTTACCAGAAGTTTCGGTTGAGGAAGAATGAAGAGACTCAGAGCTCCTATGTCACATTTGAGAGACTGAGCCCTGGTGAAGATGGAGTGGAAGATTCAGCAAAGGACAGCCCCGAGGAGGGAGACAGGCTGCTCTCGTCACGGTCTAGCATGGATTCACACGCACCATCCAAGGTAGAAGGACAAGCCAATGAGTACTTCTGCTGA